From bacterium:
TGAACCGTATCCTTCATCGCCCGCTCGAAGAAGCTTTCCTCACCGAGGAAATCGATCTCGGGGACCCGATCATGGAGATCATCGACAGCGAGTTCCGACCCTACGCCTCCGATAACTGGCACTTCGACATCTTTCGCGATTTCATGGTTCAGGAGGGATTCGAAAACTCCCCGGAGCTTCAAGCGTTCGATGCCGCCATTGAGGCCCAAGAAAGGAGCCTGGTTGCCTCACGCCGAGCTTTTTTTGCACCGGATGTCTTTTTTCAAGGCTCGGTGGAAAGACCGTTCTACGGAGGGACCCGCTCGTGCCGAGGCATTCGATCCGAGCTCTGCCCCGCCGTCACCCTCGAGCCTCTCGGTGATATCAACTGGACGCTGGCATTCGATGTCTCGCTGCCGCTCTTTACCAGCGGGGAAAGACCGGCGGTGAGAGATCAGGACATCGAGGAGCTCTCAGGCCTGCGTTTCGATCGTGCCGCGACCGCGGAGCGCATCGAGCAACGCATCCGTTCAGCGATGCACGCCGCCGGCGCCTCTTTCGCAGGTATTGCTCTGGCGCAGCAGGCGGCCGATGCGGCCCGAAACAATTTGAATCTGGTGACCGACTCTTACTCTCGTGGGGCCGTCTCGATCATCGATCTGCTGGATGCCCAGAATGCGTCACTGGTCGCCGATGAAGCGGCGGCCAATGCGGTTTACGACTTTCTCATCGCCTTCATGAGAGTCGAGCGCTCGGTGGGTCGGTTTTATTCTCTCGCCGAGCCCGAAGAGCGCGAGCGGCTCTTCGAACGGGCCGATGCTTATTACAGAGAGCTCGGTGCCACGCCGCCGAGAAGGGACGAATGACATGGATTACGATTCAGGCATTCGAGATGTCCTCGTCGTTGTCTGCCTCGCCGGAGTTGCTGCCTCTTGCGGTGAGCGCAAAGAGCCGCCGCCGCCTCCGATCCGCCCGGTGCGTTATCTCGAGGTTTTCTCCACCGGCGCCGGCCGGGAGCGCACGTTTTCCGGATCGGCGAAGGCGGATGTCGAGACCCGTTTGAGCTTTCGAGTGGGAGGAAACATCCGTCGGATTCTGGTGGTTCGAGGAGACCGGGTCGAGGAAGGACAGCTCATCGCGGAGCTCGATTCCACCGACTTCGAGCTTCAAGTTCAGGAAGCCGAAGCCTCCCTGGTTCAATCCGAAGCCCAGGCCCGCAGGGCCAAGGCCGACTACGAGCGGGTGCGAGGTCTTTACGAGAACCGCAACGCTGCCAAGGCGGATCTGGACGCCGGCCGTGCCGCCGCCGAGTCCGCGCGGGCTCAAATCGATGCGTCGGTGA
This genomic window contains:
- a CDS encoding efflux RND transporter periplasmic adaptor subunit, which gives rise to MDYDSGIRDVLVVVCLAGVAASCGERKEPPPPPIRPVRYLEVFSTGAGRERTFSGSAKADVETRLSFRVGGNIRRILVVRGDRVEEGQLIAELDSTDFELQVQEAEASLVQSEAQARRAKADYERVRGLYENRNAAKADLDAGRAAAESARAQIDASVKRLEQARSQLSYTRLRAPEAGSIASVPAEVNENVEAGDEIALLTAGLRPQVIIAVPESLIGEISRGDRVSVRFDALPGRTFDATVTQVGVA
- a CDS encoding TolC family protein, encoding LNVLRTKTTERILRNNLELTRSNLDRARVRESIGAASPSEVYRWESEIAANRSEIITAGAVRNQAEIALNRILHRPLEEAFLTEEIDLGDPIMEIIDSEFRPYASDNWHFDIFRDFMVQEGFENSPELQAFDAAIEAQERSLVASRRAFFAPDVFFQGSVERPFYGGTRSCRGIRSELCPAVTLEPLGDINWTLAFDVSLPLFTSGERPAVRDQDIEELSGLRFDRAATAERIEQRIRSAMHAAGASFAGIALAQQAADAARNNLNLVTDSYSRGAVSIIDLLDAQNASLVADEAAANAVYDFLIAFMRVERSVGRFYSLAEPEERERLFERADAYYRELGATPPRRDE